The sequence below is a genomic window from Nitrosomonas sp..
CGGTATTACTTCAGGGGGCAAAATATCAGCCAGCAACCACCGTTTGAATTTGAACTGACTTTTACCACCCAACAATTAGCGGAAGGTATTCAGATTGATTACGCGCAAGGCCTGAAAAACCGTACAACTTTTATGATTGAATCGATGTCCAACCCATACGATGAATCTTTTAAAAATCAGTCAAAATTAACTATTACTGATTTTTATAATGGCATACCCGAGATCGAACGCAAACAACAATTGCATCGTGTGGACAAGAGTATCACCGTCTGGGCAAATGATATACAACGCTATTTGATCAACTGGCAGAAATGGTCACGCTTCGGGTTATGGCGCTGGTATATGCGTTATCTGTGGCAACCCATGAAACCGATGGGGCGCCGTATAACTGCAATCCTGTTCTGGGTGGCTTTCTTTGAGCTGGCCCTGATCATGCTGGGAGCGGTTGTTTATTTTTTGGAATATACTGTATAAAGCATTCAATCGACAGATAGTATCTCAACGAGGAAATGATCATGAATGATAAGCTAAAGCCGGTCGATCCGGAAACTGTTGCCTGCGAAGTTTGCTTGAAAGAAATTCCGGCTTCAGAAGCCAAGAGTGGGGAGGGCAGCGATTATGTGCTGCACTATTGCAGCCTTGAATGCTTTGCGAAATGGGAGGCACAAAACGAGAAAAAGGATTAGCAGGTTTTTCCAGCAACACTATTCAGTTGGTTGTTGTTCAAGCTGGTTAATTTGATCCATAAGCAGTTGCCGTTCTTCCTCCAGCGCCCGAAAACGCGAATAAAGCTGGTCCAAATCGGCAGTATATTGCTCAATACGATTTTTTCTTTCCTGTTGACGTTGAATCATATCTTCATATTTTGGAATGGGTGTACTCTCAGCAGTTGCACCGGGAAGATCGGCGAGTGGAGAGCCCAGTACTTCATTGCGGCGTAATTCCTGGATCATGAGGAACTGCTGGTGCGTTGCCTGAGCGTCCTGTTGAACACGCATTAGCGCTTTTTCCAGTTGAATAATTTGCTGCTCGCTTTCAGCCCATCCATTGTGAGACGATATCAGTAACAACAATAACACAAGTAATTTCACCGTCTTGACCTCCATTATTTGTTATAAGCGTTCGAATACTGCGGCAATACCCTGACCGCCGCCTATGCACATCGTTACCAGCGCATACCGCCCACCTGTGCGATGCAGTTCATAAATTGCTTTGATCGTCAATATTGTACCGGTAGCACCGATCGGATGCCCAAGTGCAACTGCTCCGCCGTTAGGGTT
It includes:
- a CDS encoding DUF3330 domain-containing protein — encoded protein: MNDKLKPVDPETVACEVCLKEIPASEAKSGEGSDYVLHYCSLECFAKWEAQNEKKD